A part of Dreissena polymorpha isolate Duluth1 chromosome 13, UMN_Dpol_1.0, whole genome shotgun sequence genomic DNA contains:
- the LOC127855452 gene encoding UDP-N-acetylglucosamine transferase subunit ALG13 homolog, with product METRSRRQGCKTAFVTVGTTQFDKLIETMCEEETLKCLSKLGFTKLILQQGNGKFDPKSGTLHGLTVEHYRFKPSIRQDIEEADLVISHAGAGSCLETLEAGRKLLVVINEGLMGNHQLELAYQLHRDGHLHYCNCSNLVATLETKNFDDLMTFVPGRSQVFADYLDKLMGFT from the exons ATGGAGACTCGAAGTAGAAGACAAGGCTGCAAGACAGCATTTGTGACAGTGGGAACGACACAGTTTGACAAGCTCATAGAAACAATGTGTGAAGAAGAAACCCTAAAG TGCTTGAGCAAGCTGGGCTTCACAAAGTTGATTTTACAGCAGGGCAACGGGAAGTTTGATCCTAAGTCTGGGACTCTACATGGGCTGACGGTGGAGCACTACCGCTTCAAGCCAAGCATCAGACAGGACATAGAGGAGGCAGATCTTGTCATCAGCCATGCAG GTGCAGGCAGCTGTTTAGAGACGCTTGAGGCGGGCAGGAAGTTGTTGGTTGTGATCAACGAGGGACTCATGGGAAACCACCAGCTGGAACTGGCATACCAGCTCCATAGAGACGGTCACCTGCACTATTGTAACTGCAG TAACCTGGTTGCTACACTGGAAACCAAGAATTTTGATGATCTGATGACATTTGTTCCTGGAAGGTCGCAAGTGTTTGCAGATTATCTAGATAAACTGATGGGATTTACATAA